A region from the Hylaeus volcanicus isolate JK05 chromosome 6, UHH_iyHylVolc1.0_haploid, whole genome shotgun sequence genome encodes:
- the LOC128878451 gene encoding uncharacterized protein LOC128878451 isoform X4 encodes MQSTDVGEITEMPDFEMLSTSAVLHYCKHKILRPYLRLLGVMGLRPMSTDDSDRHPCYCILINFHTFQVTIFMCIGYILQYMACFRRDRGFCYKITPLEFQIMPNISENHMHEMTCFGNIVFSYFVPSVLHLVAYLYTVYLFRIKENEQLQNLMERAFLLSSNPVNRGNQRKLVQILWLFIALSVVWIIMALVTVNILMARGNIMFQWLEHSPYHIKITLKVFLIICTLWHDMVQGTIITSYCLQGQLLLAHLCFLRGKLLHHTLPVIDWMREICEFKKLLKYFNDELGPAVCIYTIINLSWAITGTLWLLQYDNNDGLNNHVTWVEIVNVILWILISVAPFIQAARLTTACSMIQSIGHEVRIRPFVYQCTPGEDLDTILLYTSSLKMCARLFRVPITGRYLCLLLTISSILILTLGQCHFL; translated from the exons ATGCAAAGTACAGAT gTTGGGGAAATAACTGAAATGCCAGATTTTGAGATGCTTAGTACATCAGCAGTACTTCATTactgtaaacataaaatattaaggCCGTATCTGAGATTATTAGGAGTAATGGGTTTGAGACCTATGAGCACCGATGATTCTGATCGTCATCCTTGTTATTGTATTCTCatcaattttcatacatttcaagttacaatatttatgtgtattgggtatattttacaatacatGGCATGCTTCAG AAGGGACAGGGGATTTTGCTATAAGATAACACCAttggaatttcaaattatgcCAAATATAAGTGAGAATCACATGCATGAAATGACATGCTTtggaaatattgtatttagcTACTTCGTGCCTAGTGTATTGCATTTAGTAGCATATTTATACACTGTGTATTTGTTCcgtattaaagaaaatgagcagttacaaaatttaatggaGAGAGCATTTCTTCTCTCATCCAATCCTGTAAAtcgtggaaatcaaagaaaacttgTACAAATACTATGGTTATTCATAGCATTGAGTGTTGTATGGATAATTATGGCATTAGttacagtaaatattttaatggcTCGAGGCAACATCATGTTTCAATGGTTAGAACACAG TCCATATcacataaaaataacattgaaagtgtttttaatcatATGCACATTATGGCACGATATGGTTCAAGGAACAATTATAACCAGTTACTGCTTGCAAGGGCAACTTTTATTGGCACATCTGTGCTTTCTTCGTGGGAAATTACTACATCATACTTTACCTGTTATCGACTGGATGAGG GAAATTTGTGAATTCAAAAaactattgaaatattttaatgatgaATTGGGTCCGGCCGTATGCAtctatacaattataaatttgtcatGGGCTATCACTGGAACGCTTTGGTTGCTTCAATACGATAATAACGACGGACTAAATAATCATGTCACTTGGGTCGAAATAGTAAACGTCATTTTGTGGATTTTAATATCGGTAGCCCCGTTTATTCAG GCAGCACGTTTGACTACTGCTTGTTCCATGATTCAAAGTATCGGACACGAAGTGCGCATCCGACCATTTGTTTATCAATGCACGCCGGGCGAGGATCTTGATACTATACTTCTGTACACATCGTCACTGAAAATGTGCGCCAGACTATTTAGAGTACCGATTACGGGAAGATATCTTTGTCTACTACTTACTATCAGCAGCATCTTGATCCTCACGTTAGGACAATGTCACTTTCTGTGA
- the LOC128878451 gene encoding uncharacterized protein LOC128878451 isoform X1: MYKYVCIEFQTWASVTVVFEQRVKVSSNNESKNGKDPPQSNHEETTQTSTLSGLSDLQMQSTDVGEITEMPDFEMLSTSAVLHYCKHKILRPYLRLLGVMGLRPMSTDDSDRHPCYCILINFHTFQVTIFMCIGYILQYMACFRRDRGFCYKITPLEFQIMPNISENHMHEMTCFGNIVFSYFVPSVLHLVAYLYTVYLFRIKENEQLQNLMERAFLLSSNPVNRGNQRKLVQILWLFIALSVVWIIMALVTVNILMARGNIMFQWLEHSPYHIKITLKVFLIICTLWHDMVQGTIITSYCLQGQLLLAHLCFLRGKLLHHTLPVIDWMREICEFKKLLKYFNDELGPAVCIYTIINLSWAITGTLWLLQYDNNDGLNNHVTWVEIVNVILWILISVAPFIQAARLTTACSMIQSIGHEVRIRPFVYQCTPGEDLDTILLYTSSLKMCARLFRVPITGRYLCLLLTISSILILTLGQCHFL, from the exons atgtacaaatatgtttgtattgaatttcaaacttGGGCAAGTGTAACTGTCGTATTTGAACAAAGAGTCAAG GTCAGTTCCAACAATGAatcaaaaaatggaaaagatcCTCCTCAGTCGAATCATGAAGAAACAACACAAACATCTACATTATCTGGATTATCAGACCTGCAAATGCAAAGTACAGAT gTTGGGGAAATAACTGAAATGCCAGATTTTGAGATGCTTAGTACATCAGCAGTACTTCATTactgtaaacataaaatattaaggCCGTATCTGAGATTATTAGGAGTAATGGGTTTGAGACCTATGAGCACCGATGATTCTGATCGTCATCCTTGTTATTGTATTCTCatcaattttcatacatttcaagttacaatatttatgtgtattgggtatattttacaatacatGGCATGCTTCAG AAGGGACAGGGGATTTTGCTATAAGATAACACCAttggaatttcaaattatgcCAAATATAAGTGAGAATCACATGCATGAAATGACATGCTTtggaaatattgtatttagcTACTTCGTGCCTAGTGTATTGCATTTAGTAGCATATTTATACACTGTGTATTTGTTCcgtattaaagaaaatgagcagttacaaaatttaatggaGAGAGCATTTCTTCTCTCATCCAATCCTGTAAAtcgtggaaatcaaagaaaacttgTACAAATACTATGGTTATTCATAGCATTGAGTGTTGTATGGATAATTATGGCATTAGttacagtaaatattttaatggcTCGAGGCAACATCATGTTTCAATGGTTAGAACACAG TCCATATcacataaaaataacattgaaagtgtttttaatcatATGCACATTATGGCACGATATGGTTCAAGGAACAATTATAACCAGTTACTGCTTGCAAGGGCAACTTTTATTGGCACATCTGTGCTTTCTTCGTGGGAAATTACTACATCATACTTTACCTGTTATCGACTGGATGAGG GAAATTTGTGAATTCAAAAaactattgaaatattttaatgatgaATTGGGTCCGGCCGTATGCAtctatacaattataaatttgtcatGGGCTATCACTGGAACGCTTTGGTTGCTTCAATACGATAATAACGACGGACTAAATAATCATGTCACTTGGGTCGAAATAGTAAACGTCATTTTGTGGATTTTAATATCGGTAGCCCCGTTTATTCAG GCAGCACGTTTGACTACTGCTTGTTCCATGATTCAAAGTATCGGACACGAAGTGCGCATCCGACCATTTGTTTATCAATGCACGCCGGGCGAGGATCTTGATACTATACTTCTGTACACATCGTCACTGAAAATGTGCGCCAGACTATTTAGAGTACCGATTACGGGAAGATATCTTTGTCTACTACTTACTATCAGCAGCATCTTGATCCTCACGTTAGGACAATGTCACTTTCTGTGA
- the LOC128878450 gene encoding nucleolar protein 10, with amino-acid sequence MQVSCPNDVKIYNLSAGKSLPEWLSERKRRSLIKKNVDIRRRIELIQDFDMPGVSTSIKVSKDGQYIFATGIYKPRVKCFDVKNLSLKFERCFDSEVVTFDILSDDYSKLVFLHCDRTIEFHVAHGKYYRLRIPRFGRDIKYHYPSCNLFIVGDSNEIYRINLERGQFLQSFVTDSTSINKCEINPVHHLLTTGTQEGKVEAWDPRTRNKVGTLDCALYCVGQDNKLEAVPAITSLKFQGGLTLGVGMSTGQVLLYDIRSSKPFLVKDHMYGLPIKNIEFHQKMDMVYSMDSSIVKIWERNSGKLYTSIEAQNDFNDMCVIPNTGMFVIANENTKMQTYYIPSLGPAPYWCSFLDNLTEELEELNYETIYDDYKFVTEKELDELGLSHLKGTKLLRAYMHGYFMDIRLYRKTRDVMKPFEFEEYKKKRIQQKIQETCGSRVQVQKLPSVNKELAFKLMDDETNMKKKKKSSSNLLKDERFKALFSNPDFQVDKNSEEYSLLNPVISQLDKSRAKKLQAKIAEEEAQQKMEIDHENDENQDNSSDESFIHDDSSSEDEKPWVREVKKQYRLIKKNERQNEVEDENVKDNEQKLGNHSRLYEIKEHVEFRDAKPVAKRQNKATLGDRLKTQEALGVKVSGSRGNREMTFVVGKKKPTGRAKFQVRRHGKDHKHLLRPAGNLYRKKR; translated from the exons ATGCAAGTTTCTTGCCCAAACGATGTAAAGATCTATAATTTGAGTGCTGGAAAGTCCCTTCCAGag TGGTTATCGGAACGGAAACGGCGAAgcttaataaagaaaaatgttg atatacGTCGACGAATTGAACTTATCCAGGACTTTGATATGCCTGGAGTTAGCACTTCTATTAAAGTTTCAAAAGATggacaatatatttttgcaacaGGAATATATAAACCACGTGTAAAATGTTTCGATGTGAAGAATTTgtctttaaaatttgaaaggtGTTTCGATTCTGAAGTTGTTACTTTTGATATCTTATCAGATGATTACAGTAAG TTGGTATTTTTACACTGTGATCGAACCATTGAATTTCATGTTGCCCATGGCAAATATTACAGGCTCAGAATACCACGTTTTGGAAGAGATATAAAGTATCATTACCCATCTTGTAATCTTTTTATTGTGGGAGATAG CAACGAGATTTATAGAATAAACCTTGAGAGAGGACAATTTTTGCAATCTTTTGTAACAGATTCaacatcgataaataaatgtgaaataaatcCTGTACATCATCTTCTCACCACTGGAACTCAAGAAGGAAAGGTTGAAGCATGGGATCCTCGAACAAGGAATAAAGTGGGCACCTTGGACTGTGCTTTGTATTGTGTTGGACAAGACAATaa GCTAGAAGCAGTTCCTGCGATTActagtttaaaatttcaaggaGGCTTAACACTTGGAGTGGGTATGTCGACTGGACAAGTATTGTTATATGATATTCGTTCTAGCAAACCTTTCTTAGTAAAGGATCACATGTATGGATTACCAATCAAGAACATAGAGTTCCATCAGAAAATGGATATGGTTTATTCTATGGATAGTTCTATTGTGAAAATATGGGAGAGAAATAGT GGTAAATTGTACACATCGATAGAAGCTCAAAATGATTTTAACGATATGTGCGTCATACCAAACACTGGAATGTTCGTAATTGCtaatgaaaatacgaaaatgcaAACCTATTACATCCCTAGCCTTGGGCCAGCTCCGTATTGGTGCAGCTTCTTAGACAATTTGACAGAAGaattagaagaattaaattatgaaacaatttatgaTGATTATAAATTTGTCACTGAGAAGGAATTAGACGAACTAGGTCTATCGCATCTAAAAGGCACTAAACTTCTTCGAGCCTATATGCACGGGTACTTCATGGATATCCGATTGTATAGAAAAACGAGAGATGTGATGAAACCTTTCGAATTTgaagaatataagaaaaaacgaattcagcaaaaaatacaagaaaccTGCGGCAGTAGAGTACag GTTCAAAAACTACCAAGTGTAAATAAAGAACTTGCGTTTAAATTAATGGACGATGAAACAAatatgaagaagaagaagaagagctCTTCCAATCTTCTTAAAGACGAACGTTTCAAAGCACTGTTCAGTAATCCAGACTTTCAAGTGGATAAAAACTCGGAAGAGTATTCGTTGCTAAATCCTGTTATTTCTCAGCTTGATAAAAGCAGAGCTAAAAAGTTGCAAGCTAAAATAGCTGAAGAAGAGGCGCAACAAAAAATGGAGATTGATCACGAGAACGATGAAAACCAAG aCAATAGTTCGGATGAAAGTTTCATCCATGACGATAGTAGTTCAGAGGACGAAAAACCATGGGTAAGAGAAGTAAAAAAGCAATATCGattgataaagaaaaatgaaagacagAATGAGGTAGAGGATGAGAATGTGAAAgataatgaacaaaaattaggAAATCATTCTCGGCTTTATGAAATCAAGGAACATGTAGAGTTCAGAGATGCAAAACCGGTAGCAAAGAGGCAAAATAA GGCTACCTTGGGAGACAGACTAAAAACCCAGGAAGCTCTTGGTGTTAAAGTTTCTGGTTCCCGTGGTAACAGAGAAATGACTTTTGTCGTTGGAAAG AAAAAACCAACTGGACGCGCAAAATTTCAAGTAAGAAGGCACGGAAAGGACCACAAACATCTTTTAAGACCAGCAGGAAATCTATACAGAAAGAAACGTTAA
- the LOC128878451 gene encoding uncharacterized protein LOC128878451 isoform X2, with amino-acid sequence MPIQMFSFQVQKHFARLSRKMTLVSSNNESKNGKDPPQSNHEETTQTSTLSGLSDLQMQSTDVGEITEMPDFEMLSTSAVLHYCKHKILRPYLRLLGVMGLRPMSTDDSDRHPCYCILINFHTFQVTIFMCIGYILQYMACFRRDRGFCYKITPLEFQIMPNISENHMHEMTCFGNIVFSYFVPSVLHLVAYLYTVYLFRIKENEQLQNLMERAFLLSSNPVNRGNQRKLVQILWLFIALSVVWIIMALVTVNILMARGNIMFQWLEHSPYHIKITLKVFLIICTLWHDMVQGTIITSYCLQGQLLLAHLCFLRGKLLHHTLPVIDWMREICEFKKLLKYFNDELGPAVCIYTIINLSWAITGTLWLLQYDNNDGLNNHVTWVEIVNVILWILISVAPFIQAARLTTACSMIQSIGHEVRIRPFVYQCTPGEDLDTILLYTSSLKMCARLFRVPITGRYLCLLLTISSILILTLGQCHFL; translated from the exons ATGCCGatacaaatgttttcttttcaagTTCAAAAGCACTTCGCTCGTCTGTCGAGAAAAATGACATTG GTCAGTTCCAACAATGAatcaaaaaatggaaaagatcCTCCTCAGTCGAATCATGAAGAAACAACACAAACATCTACATTATCTGGATTATCAGACCTGCAAATGCAAAGTACAGAT gTTGGGGAAATAACTGAAATGCCAGATTTTGAGATGCTTAGTACATCAGCAGTACTTCATTactgtaaacataaaatattaaggCCGTATCTGAGATTATTAGGAGTAATGGGTTTGAGACCTATGAGCACCGATGATTCTGATCGTCATCCTTGTTATTGTATTCTCatcaattttcatacatttcaagttacaatatttatgtgtattgggtatattttacaatacatGGCATGCTTCAG AAGGGACAGGGGATTTTGCTATAAGATAACACCAttggaatttcaaattatgcCAAATATAAGTGAGAATCACATGCATGAAATGACATGCTTtggaaatattgtatttagcTACTTCGTGCCTAGTGTATTGCATTTAGTAGCATATTTATACACTGTGTATTTGTTCcgtattaaagaaaatgagcagttacaaaatttaatggaGAGAGCATTTCTTCTCTCATCCAATCCTGTAAAtcgtggaaatcaaagaaaacttgTACAAATACTATGGTTATTCATAGCATTGAGTGTTGTATGGATAATTATGGCATTAGttacagtaaatattttaatggcTCGAGGCAACATCATGTTTCAATGGTTAGAACACAG TCCATATcacataaaaataacattgaaagtgtttttaatcatATGCACATTATGGCACGATATGGTTCAAGGAACAATTATAACCAGTTACTGCTTGCAAGGGCAACTTTTATTGGCACATCTGTGCTTTCTTCGTGGGAAATTACTACATCATACTTTACCTGTTATCGACTGGATGAGG GAAATTTGTGAATTCAAAAaactattgaaatattttaatgatgaATTGGGTCCGGCCGTATGCAtctatacaattataaatttgtcatGGGCTATCACTGGAACGCTTTGGTTGCTTCAATACGATAATAACGACGGACTAAATAATCATGTCACTTGGGTCGAAATAGTAAACGTCATTTTGTGGATTTTAATATCGGTAGCCCCGTTTATTCAG GCAGCACGTTTGACTACTGCTTGTTCCATGATTCAAAGTATCGGACACGAAGTGCGCATCCGACCATTTGTTTATCAATGCACGCCGGGCGAGGATCTTGATACTATACTTCTGTACACATCGTCACTGAAAATGTGCGCCAGACTATTTAGAGTACCGATTACGGGAAGATATCTTTGTCTACTACTTACTATCAGCAGCATCTTGATCCTCACGTTAGGACAATGTCACTTTCTGTGA
- the LOC128878451 gene encoding uncharacterized protein LOC128878451 isoform X3 gives MVSFPFSSLMECKIQFNDNVSSNNESKNGKDPPQSNHEETTQTSTLSGLSDLQMQSTDVGEITEMPDFEMLSTSAVLHYCKHKILRPYLRLLGVMGLRPMSTDDSDRHPCYCILINFHTFQVTIFMCIGYILQYMACFRRDRGFCYKITPLEFQIMPNISENHMHEMTCFGNIVFSYFVPSVLHLVAYLYTVYLFRIKENEQLQNLMERAFLLSSNPVNRGNQRKLVQILWLFIALSVVWIIMALVTVNILMARGNIMFQWLEHSPYHIKITLKVFLIICTLWHDMVQGTIITSYCLQGQLLLAHLCFLRGKLLHHTLPVIDWMREICEFKKLLKYFNDELGPAVCIYTIINLSWAITGTLWLLQYDNNDGLNNHVTWVEIVNVILWILISVAPFIQAARLTTACSMIQSIGHEVRIRPFVYQCTPGEDLDTILLYTSSLKMCARLFRVPITGRYLCLLLTISSILILTLGQCHFL, from the exons ATGgtttcttttcccttttcgTCTCTGATGgaatgtaaaattcaatttaatgataat GTCAGTTCCAACAATGAatcaaaaaatggaaaagatcCTCCTCAGTCGAATCATGAAGAAACAACACAAACATCTACATTATCTGGATTATCAGACCTGCAAATGCAAAGTACAGAT gTTGGGGAAATAACTGAAATGCCAGATTTTGAGATGCTTAGTACATCAGCAGTACTTCATTactgtaaacataaaatattaaggCCGTATCTGAGATTATTAGGAGTAATGGGTTTGAGACCTATGAGCACCGATGATTCTGATCGTCATCCTTGTTATTGTATTCTCatcaattttcatacatttcaagttacaatatttatgtgtattgggtatattttacaatacatGGCATGCTTCAG AAGGGACAGGGGATTTTGCTATAAGATAACACCAttggaatttcaaattatgcCAAATATAAGTGAGAATCACATGCATGAAATGACATGCTTtggaaatattgtatttagcTACTTCGTGCCTAGTGTATTGCATTTAGTAGCATATTTATACACTGTGTATTTGTTCcgtattaaagaaaatgagcagttacaaaatttaatggaGAGAGCATTTCTTCTCTCATCCAATCCTGTAAAtcgtggaaatcaaagaaaacttgTACAAATACTATGGTTATTCATAGCATTGAGTGTTGTATGGATAATTATGGCATTAGttacagtaaatattttaatggcTCGAGGCAACATCATGTTTCAATGGTTAGAACACAG TCCATATcacataaaaataacattgaaagtgtttttaatcatATGCACATTATGGCACGATATGGTTCAAGGAACAATTATAACCAGTTACTGCTTGCAAGGGCAACTTTTATTGGCACATCTGTGCTTTCTTCGTGGGAAATTACTACATCATACTTTACCTGTTATCGACTGGATGAGG GAAATTTGTGAATTCAAAAaactattgaaatattttaatgatgaATTGGGTCCGGCCGTATGCAtctatacaattataaatttgtcatGGGCTATCACTGGAACGCTTTGGTTGCTTCAATACGATAATAACGACGGACTAAATAATCATGTCACTTGGGTCGAAATAGTAAACGTCATTTTGTGGATTTTAATATCGGTAGCCCCGTTTATTCAG GCAGCACGTTTGACTACTGCTTGTTCCATGATTCAAAGTATCGGACACGAAGTGCGCATCCGACCATTTGTTTATCAATGCACGCCGGGCGAGGATCTTGATACTATACTTCTGTACACATCGTCACTGAAAATGTGCGCCAGACTATTTAGAGTACCGATTACGGGAAGATATCTTTGTCTACTACTTACTATCAGCAGCATCTTGATCCTCACGTTAGGACAATGTCACTTTCTGTGA
- the LOC128878453 gene encoding sperm-associated antigen 7 homolog, which translates to MDLLGSILNSMDKPPTISDKQKAAIKKQKEVYQKYQKVEAEKLKVFREKVEGKINKFLQDDVAKEYKFPPMDQIHRSIIHDVAEVANVWAYSFGEEGVDRYIMIFKREYAPSEDQLNVLRRGEEWNEEIAKRLVEERERQAKEELETAKSRKRKDNFVPNSYYKDKYQHLIGKEAALEAAKKTEANSSYGCVPSENKKDQRSIEQTLADIRAKKRKLDGTTDASNCPDKSTK; encoded by the exons atggaTTTACTGGGATCTATTTTGAATTCAATGGACAAACCTCCAACGATCAGTGATAAGCAAAAGGCAGCAATAAAAA AACAAAAAGAGGTGTATCAGAAGTATCAAAAGGTAGAAGCtgaaaagttaaaagtttttcgagaaaag GttgaaggaaaaattaataagtttCTTCAGGATGATGTTGCAAAAGAGTATAAATTCCCTCCAATGGATCAAATCCATAGAAGtataat aCATGATGTTGCTGAAGTGGCAAATGTATGGGCATACTCTTTTGGTGAAGAAGGCGTTGATCGAtatattatgatttttaagAGAGAGTATGCTCCATCAGAAGATCAATTAAATGTGTTACGTAGAGGGGAAGAATGGAACGAAGAAATAGCAAAGAGGCTAGTCGAAGAAAGGGAAAGACAAGCCAAAGAAGAATTAGAAACTGCAAAATCTAGAAAACGAAAAGATAATTTTGTACCAAATAGTTATTACAAGGATAAGTATCAGCACTTAATAGGAAAAGAAGCTGCTCTAGAAGCAGCTAAGAAAACAGAAGCTAATAGTAGTTATGGCTGTG TTCccagtgaaaataaaaaggatcAAAGAAGTATAGAGCAGACATTGGCGGATATACGagcaaagaaaaggaaattggATGGAACTACTGATGCGTCGAATTGTCCagataaaagtacaaaatag
- the LOC128878455 gene encoding profilin: MSWQDYVDKQLLASRCVTKAAIAGHDGNLWAKSEGFEVSKEELAKLVQGFEEQDILTSSGVTLAGNRYIYLSGTDRVIRAKLGKVGVHCMKTTQAVVVSLYEDPIQPQQAASVVEKLGDYLVSCGY, from the exons ATGAGCTGGCAGGATTACGTTGACAAGCAGCTGCTCGCGTCTAGGTGTGTTACTAAAGCTGCGATCGCAGGACACGATGGCAACCTCTGGGCAAAGTCCGAAGGCTTCGAA GTAAGTAAAGAGGAGCTGGCGAAATTGGTCCAGGGATTCGAGGAACAGGATATTCTGACGTCGTCGGGCGTCACCTTGGCCGGCAACAGGTACATTTACCTGTCGGGCACGGATCGAGTGATAAGGGCAAAACTCGGCAAGGTCGGCGTCCACTGCATGAAGACGACGCAAGCCGTAGTCGTCTCCCTCTACGAAGACCCCATACAGCCACAGCAAGCCGCGTCGGTCGTTGAAAAACTCGGCGACTACCTCGTGTCCTGCGGCTATTAG